The following coding sequences are from one Musa acuminata AAA Group cultivar baxijiao chromosome BXJ2-4, Cavendish_Baxijiao_AAA, whole genome shotgun sequence window:
- the LOC135609803 gene encoding UDP-glycosyltransferase 88A1-like has translation MKETVVLYPVPAMGHLVPMVELAKLFVLHDFSVVVVLMHTPVKHPSVDPFVARVSSAYPSISFHQLPPTASLPDTPVTRFLDLVLPNNPQLLHFLAARSRTSDIRVVVLDFFCTDALAVTAKLRLPSYFFFASCAAVLAAFLYIPTLYATADIDLKALGDSPLHFPGLPPVPASDMPREMIDRDEDYFKRMIRVFESLPNADGILVNSFESLEAEAVRVLRDGTCIPGRRMSPVFCIGPLIADGSRDVGEDKVEKAECVAWLDEQPRGSVVFLCFGSMGMFSAEQLKEIAAGLERSGQRFLWVVRAPRSESQGPQSELDLEALFPEGFLERTKQRGFLAKSWAPQVEVLNHEAVGGFVTHCGWNSVLEAITAGVPMIGWPLYAEQGMNKVLLVEQMRVAVAMEGCAKELVAAEEVEARIRWLMESEGGRELRERTVATKQRAAEARREAGTSHQSWLDVVKTLRNASTSPLRTTGLTSEDHVKMPCD, from the coding sequence ATGAAGGAAACTGTGGTTTTGTACCCAGTGCCGGCGATGGGCCACTTGGTGCCCATGGTGGAGCTGGCCAAGCTCTTCGTCCTCCACGACTTCTCCGTCGTTGTCGTCCTCATGCACACGCCCGTAAAACATCCCTCCGTGGATCCCTTCGTCGCCCGCGTCTCCTCCGCCTACCCCTCCATCTCCTTCCACCAGCTCCCGCCGACCGCCTCCCTCCCCGACACCCCCGTTACCCGCTTCTTGGACCTCGTCCTTCCCAACAACCCCCAGCTCCTGCACTTCCTCGCGGCCCGTTCCCGCACCTCCGACATCCGCGTCGTCGTCCTCGACTTCTTCTGCACCGATGCCCTGGCCGTCACCGCCAAGCTCCGCCTCCCTTCCTACTTCTTCTTCGCCTCCTGCGCCGCCGTTCTCGCCGCCTTCCTCTATATTCCGACCCTCTACGCCACCGCCGACATCGACTTAAAGGCCCTCGGCGACTCACCGCTCCACTTCCCGGGGCTGCCCCCCGTCCCCGCCTCCGACATGCCCCGCGAAATGATCGACCGCGATGAAGACTACTTCAAGAGGATGATACGTGTCTTCGAGAGCCTGCCGAACGCCGACGGCATCCTGGTCAATTCGTTCGAGTCCCTGGAGGCGGAGGCCGTCCGGGTCCTTCGGGACGGGACCTGCATTCCCGGTCGTAGGATGTCGCCGGTTTTTTGTATCGGGCCGTTGATCGCCGACGGGAGCAGGGACGTCGGAGAAGATAAGGTGGAAAAAGCCGAGTGCGTGGCGTGGTTGGACGAGCAACCGCGCGGGAGCGTAGTGTTCCTATGCTTCGGTAGCATGGGAATGTTCTCCGCGGAGCAGCTCAAGGAGATCGCCGCTGGCCTGGAGAGGAGCGGACAGCGGTTCCTTTGGGTGGTGCGGGCTCCGCGGAGCGAGAGCCAGGGGCCGCAGTCAGAGCTGGACTTGGAGGCCCTGTTTCCGGAAGGCTTCTTGGAGCGGACAAAGCAGAGGGGGTTCCTGGCGAAGTCGTGGGCGCCGCAGGTGGAGGTGCTCAACCACGAGGCGGTGGGGGGGTTCGTAacgcactgcgggtggaactcggtGCTGGAGGCGATCACGGCCGGGGTGCCGATGATCGGGTGGCCACTGTACGCGGAGCAGGGGATGAACAAGGTGCTCCTGGTGGAGCAGATGCGGGTGGCGGTGGCGATGGAGGGCTGCGCCAAGGAGCTGGTGGCGGCGGAGGAGGTTGAGGCCCGGATCAGGTGGCTGATGGAGTCGGAGGGGGGGCGGGAGCTGAGGGAACGGACGGTGGCGACGAAGCAGAGGGCGGCGGAGGCGAGACGGGAAGCGGGGACGTCTCATCAGTCGTGGCTGGACGTGGTGAAGACCTTGAGGAATGCAAGCACGTCACCACTTCGAACCACAGGATTGACGAGTGAGGACCACG
- the LOC135611400 gene encoding uncharacterized protein LOC135611400 — MAFLTDLGVYFYKVMSFGLKNAGATYQRAVNKMFAQQIGWNVEVYVDDMIVKSHAAADHLTDLTETFVTLRSYGRLLKWSVELREFDIHYALRTAIKAQSVADFISELVQTEDQVPGQPGEAWILHVDGSSTSSGAGAGLVLSAPDGRSFERSLRFGFHATNNEAEYEALLIGLRLSREMQVDAIHVLTNSQLLAEQLSGGYAAREPTMAKYLAEVKSLAFNFSHFTVSRVPRCQNERADELARLASKSESRAHPEIERLPSRAISVSAVSTADARTTWVQEMLRFKRDEILSADEASARRIRRTQAWHSEVNERLYKRSFSHPLLRCLGPEEAQMVLAEVHEGICGEHIVGRTLAYKILRQGYYWPTMRHPQTPRQPAVPLAPIHYAWPFAQWGLDLLGPFHPASGQRKYIVVGVDYFTRWLEAKPLATIAERQVEKFVWRNIVTQFGLPRTIVTDNESKFASTRFREFCVNYVIQLRFSPVAHPQTNGLAEVTNRSILDGLR, encoded by the exons ATGGCTTTCCTCACTGATCTAGGAGTATATTTCTACAAAGTAATGTCGTTCGGGTTAAAGAACGCGGGCGCAACCTATCAGAGAGCtgtaaacaagatgtttgcccaACAGATAGGGTGGAACGTCGAGGTCTACGTTgatgacatgatcgtgaaaagccatGCGGCGGCAGACCACCTGACCGACTTGACCGAAACATTTGTCACACTACGAAGTTATG GTCggctcctcaagtggtcggtagAGCTTAGAGAGTTCGACATACATTACGCACTAAGGACGGCCATCAAAGCACAGtcggtggccgacttcatctcggAACTCGTCCAGACTGAAGACCAGGTTCCCGGCCAACCCGGGGAAGCGTGGATCCTGCATGTGGATGGCTCGTCCACCTCGAGTGGGGCCGGCGCGGGACTAGTGCTCTCGGCCCCCGACGGGCGttcgttcgagcgctccctccgcttcgggttccatgCAACCAATAACGAAGCCGAATACGAGGCACTCCTAATAGGGCTCAGACTGTCCCGTGAGATGCAGGTGGATGCCATCCACGTCCTCACCAACTCGCAGTTGTTAGCTGAGCAACTCAGCGGCGGATACGCGGCCAGGGAACCAACCATGGCAAAGTACCTAGCGGAGGTAAAAAGCCTAGCCTTCAATTTCTCTCACTTTACGGTATCCAGGGTGCCAAGGTGTCAGAACGAGCGAGCCGACGAGCTGGCTAGGTTAGCCTCAAAGTCGGAATCCAGAGCCCACCCCGAGATCGAAAGGCTCCCCTCTCGCGCCATCTCGGTCTCGGCTGTGTCTACAGCCGATGCTCGTACCACATGGGTGCAGGAGATGCTGCGCTTCAAACGCGACGAGATCCTTTCCGCCGACGAGGCTTCGGCTCGACGCATCCGCCGAACGCAGGCATGGCACTCCGAGGTGAACGAACGACTCTACAAGCGGTCCTTCTCGCACCCACTACTCCGGTGCCTTGGACCTGAAGAGGCTCAGATGGTCCTGGCCGAGGTTCATGAAGGGATTTGCGGAGAGCATATCGTTGGCCGGACCTTAGCCTACAAAATCCTCCGCCAAGGGTACTATTGGCCCACCATG AGGCACCCGCAGACGCCCCGGCAACCTGCAGTCCCGCTCGCCCCCATTCACTAcgcatggccattcgcgcaatggggactggacctcctcggccctttccATCCGGCCTCGGGGCAACGAAAATATATTGTCGTGGGAGTAGACTACTTCACCAGATGGCTCGAGGCCAAGCCGCTAGCAACGATCGCAGAACGACAAGTGGAGAAGTTTGTCTGGAGAAACATCGTGACTCAGTTCGGCTTGCCCAGAACCATCGTCACGGACAATGAATCCAAGTTCGCCAGCACAAGGTTTCGAGAGTTCTGCGTGAACTATGTGATTCAGCTGAGATTCAGTCCGGTGGCCCACCCCCAGACGAACGGGTTGGCCGAGGTGACCAACCGATCTATTTTGGACGGACTCAGGTAG
- the LOC103981106 gene encoding ER lumen protein-retaining receptor A — protein sequence MNAFRLAGDMSHLVSVLVLLLKIYATKSCSGISLKTQELYALVFLTRYLDLFIYVVSVYNTLMKIVFIASSLAIVWYMRSHPLVRRTYDKDQDTFRHYTLIGGSLLLALFFHDKFTIREVLWAFSIFLEAVAILPQLILLQRSRNVDNLTSQYVLFLGAYRAFYILNWIYRFVTEDHYSAWISWIAGVVQTALYADFFYYYFISWKNNAKLQLPA from the exons atgaaCGCCTTCCGATTAGCTGGCGACATGTCGCACCTCGTCAgcgtcctcgtcctcctcctgaaGATCTACGCCACCAAATCTTGCTCAG GGATCTCGCTCAAGACGCAGGAGCTGTACGCCCTGGTGTTCCTGACCCGCTACCTAGATCTCTTCATCTACGTCGTCTCAGTGTACAACACCTTGATGAAGATCGTGTTCATCGCCAGCTCTCTCGCCATTGTTTGGTACATGAGGTCTCACCCCTTGGTGCGGCGGACGTACGATAAGGATCAGGATACGTTTCGGCATTATACCCTCATCGGTGGAAGCCTTCTTCTCGCGCTCTTTTTCCATGACAAGTTTACGATCCGCGAG GTATTATGGGCATTTTCGATATTTTTAGAAGCAGTTGCAATTCTTCCTCAATTGATTTTGCTTCAGAGAAGCAGAAATGTGGACAACCTGACCAGCCAATATGTCCTCTTCCTTGG GGCTTATCGTGCATTTTACATTCTCAACTGGATTTATCGCTTTGTCACAGAAGACCATTACAGCGCATGGATAT CCTGGATCGCCGGTGTTGTTCAAACAGCCCTTTATGCTGATTTCTTTTACTACTACTTCATCAG CTGGAAAAACAATGCAAAGCTTCAACTCCCGGCTTGA
- the LOC135609804 gene encoding trifunctional UDP-glucose 4,6-dehydratase/UDP-4-keto-6-deoxy-D-glucose 3,5-epimerase/UDP-4-keto-L-rhamnose-reductase RHM3-like: MATYEPKNILITGAAGFIASHVANRLVRNYPKYKIVVLDKLDYCSNLKNLNPSRSCPNFRFVKGDIGSADLVNYLLITESIDTIMHFAAQTHVDNSFGNSFEFTTNNIYGTHVLLEACKVTGQVRRFIHVSTDEVYGETDEDAVVGNHEASQLLPTNPYSATKAGAEMLVMAYGRSYGLPVITTRGNNVYGPNQFPEKLIPKFILLAMRGQPLPIHGDGSNVRSYLYCEDVAEAYEVVLHKGEVGHVYNIGTKKERRVIDVAVDICKLFSLDTDTVIKFVENRPFNDQRYFLDDQKLKNLGWSEKTIWEEGLKKTMEWYMNNPDWWGDVSGALLPHPRMLMMPGIERHIDGSEETKDMVYQEMSTSNQNGMVVPSIRTSLKKPHLKFLIYGRTGWIGGLLGKLCEKQDIPYEYGRGRLEERSQLIRDIQNVKPSHVFNAAGVTGRPNVDWCESHKQETIRTNVVGTLTLADVCRENGLLLMNYATGCIFEYDARHPEGSGIGYKEEDKPNFTGSFYSKTKAMVEELLKEFDNVCTLRVRMPISSDLSNPRNFITKISRYNKVVNIPNSMTVLDELLPISIEMAKRSCRGIWNFTNPGVVSHNEILEMYKSYIDPSFKWTNFTLEEQAKVIVAPRSNNEMDASKLKREFPELLSIKDSIIKYVFEPNKKVLSN, translated from the exons ATGGCGACATACGAGCCCAAGAACATCCTCATTACCGGGGCGGCAGGTTTCATCGCCTCCCATGTCGCGAACCGCCTCGTCCGGAACTACCCCAAGTACAAGATCGTGGTCCTCGACAAGCTTGACTACTGCTCCAACCTGAAGAACCTCAACCCCTCGCGTTCCTGCCCCAACTTCAGGTTCGTGAAGGGCGACATCGGCAGCGCCGACCTCGTCAACTACCTCCTGATCACCGAGTCCATCGACACCATCATGCATTTCGCCGCCCAGACCCATGTCGACAACTCTTTCGGCAACTCCTTCGAGTTCACCACGAACAACATCTATGGCACTCACGTCCTCCTCGAGGCCTGCAAGGTCACTGGTCAAGTCAGAAGGTTCATCCATGTTAGCACCGATGAGGTCTACGGGGAGACCGATGAGGATGCCGTGGTGGGCAACCATGAGGCGTCTCAGCTGCTGCCGACCAACCCGTACTCTGCAACCAAAGCTGGGGCTGAGATGCTTGTTATGGCCTATGGAAGGTCATATGGCTTGCCTGTGATTACAACCCGTGGAAACAACGTGTATGGCCCCAACCAGTTCCCGGAAAAGCTGATTCCAAAGTTTATCCTTTTGGCTATGAGAGGGCAGCCTCTGCCGATTCATGGTGATGGCTCTAATGTTCGAAGCTATCTGTACTGCGAGGATGTTGCAGAGGCTTACGAGGTTGTCCTTCACAAAGGAGAAGTTGGGCATGTTTATAACATTGGGACAAAGAAAGAAAGGAGGGTGATTGATGTGGCAGTGGATATCTGTAAGCTTTTCTCATTAGATACGGACACCGTCATCAAGTTTGTGGAGAACAGGCCCTTCAATGACCAGAGGTACTTCTTGGATGATCAGAAGCTTAAGAACCTTGGATGGTCAGAGAAGACCATATGGGAGGAGGGACTGAAGAAGACGATGGAATGGTACATGAACAACCCCGACTGGTGGGGGGATGTTTCAGGTGCGCTGTTACCTCATCCACGGATGTTGATGATGCCCGGTATCGAAAGGCATATCGATGGATCTGAAGAAACCAAGGACATGGTTTATCAGGAAATGAGCACTAGTAATCAGAACGGGATGGTGGTTCCTTCAATAAGGACCTCCCTGAAGAAACCACATTTGAAGTTCTTGATATATGGTAGAACTGGATGGATTGGGGGCCTTCTCGGCAAGTTATGCGAGAAGCAGGATATACCGTATGAGTATGGAAGAGGGCGTTTGGAAGAACGTTCCCAACTCATACGGGATATTCAGAATGTGAAGCCATCTCATGTTTTTAATGCCGCTGGTGTCACCGGTAGGCCTAATGTTGACTGGTGTGAATCTCACAAGCAGGAGACGATTCGCACAAATGTCGTGGGAACTTTGACTCTTGCAGATGTTTGTAGGGAGAACGGCCTGTTGCTGATGAATTATGCTACTGGTTGTATTTTTGAGTATGATGCTCGACACCCTGAAGGATCAGGCATCGGATACAAGGAGGAAGACAAACCAAACTTTACCGGTTCCTTCTATTCGAAGACTAAAGCAATG GTTGAAGAGCTGCTCAAAGAATTTGACAATGTCTGCACTCTTAGAGTTAGAATGCCAATATCTTCTGATCTGAGCAATCCTCGCaacttcatcacaaaaatcagtcGCTACAACAAAGTCGTGAACATACCAAATAGCATGACAGTTTTAGATGAACTTCTGCCCATATCAATTGAGATGGCAAAAAGAAGCTGCAGGGGCATATGGAACTTCACCAATCCTGGCGTGGTGAGCCACAACGAGATCCTAGAGATGTACAAGAGCTACATTGACCCCAGCTTTAAATGGACTAACTTTACATTGGAGGAACAGGCCAAAGTCATAGTTGCACCTCGAAGCAACAATGAGATGGATGCTTCAAAGTTGAAGAGAGAGTTTCCAGAGTTGCTCTCGATAAAAGATTCTATCATCAAGTATGTCTTTGAGCCAAACAAAAAGGTCCTTTCTAACTGA
- the LOC135608973 gene encoding VQ motif-containing protein 4-like: MENHPIQSPHPIAPHSTTSSRCISNDDGVTAAAAPPTPPPPPKSTPCATTFVQADTSSFKQVVQLLTGSAETTAKRCGGLPPAAKAVTGPKRRAFKLYERRSNLKTIGPLKSTAFSPHKRPPEIKSPIVLDFPSLTLSPVTPLTPDPFDRLLQPYSAARMSADARSIAEKGFYLHPSPRTTPRDAEPPRLLPLFPISSPRTSSASAACSST, encoded by the coding sequence ATGGAGAACCACCCAATCCAGTCCCCTCATCCCATCGCCCCCCACTCCACCACCAGTAGTAGATGCATCAGCAACGACGATGGAgtaacagcagcagcagctcctcCGACACCGCCTCCACCTCCAAAGTCCACTCCATGCGCCACCACCTTCGTCCAGGCCGACACCTCTTCCTTCAAGCAAGTGGTGCAGCTGCTCACCGGCTCCGCCGAGACCACGGCGAAGCGCTGTGGCGGACTGCCGCCGGCCGCCAAAGCCGTCACCGGCCCCAAGAGGCGGGCTTTCAAGCTGTACGAGCGCCGCAGCAACCTCAAGACGATCGGCCCTCTGAAATCGACCGCGTTCTCGCCTCATAAGCGACCGCCGGAGATCAAGTCGCCGATCGTGTTGGACTTCCCTTCGCTGACTCTCAGCCCCGTCACCCCGCTGACCCCTGATCCCTTCGACCGGCTGCTGCAACCGTATTCCGCTGCGAGGATGTCGGCCGACGCCCGTTCCATCGCCGAGAAGGGGTTCTACTTGCACCCGTCGCCGAGGACCACGCCAAGGGATGCGGAGCCGCCGAGGCTGCTGCCGCTGTTTCCTATCTCCTCGCCGAGAACGTCATCTGCTTCAGCCGCTTGTTCGTCTACCTGA
- the LOC135609806 gene encoding probable hexosyltransferase MUCI70 isoform X1, which yields MTGGSLGLRSGSYGSLQPQLQNGVAVFPTQLPPILVRKTSRMSLSGSREKERILPRIFKFAGRRKVGMLLLLVASAAVLSFISVVSKDEDASASPESRMGFTDHVWKFVNPVRPSRNDFSPPFIPAKETTVDSTSNTNHESATTHNVTQLSVPILPPMPHPCESFSLPPPPADKKRTGPRPCPVCYVPVEQAVLLMPPSPSASPFLKNLSYFSEDNLIASESNGGSVFGGYPSLLQRNESFNIKESMMVHCGFAKGKKPGRETGFDINETDLLEMEECHDVVVASAIFGKYDVMQQPKNISEYAKRNACFYMFVDEETELYIKNSSGLVDTKRVGLWIVVVVRNLPFVDARRNGKVPKLLLHRLFPNARFSLWIDGKLKLVVDPYQVLERFLWRKNSTFAISKHYRRFDVFVEAEANKAAGKYDNASIDYQIEFYKKEGLTPYSLSKLPITSDVPEGCVIIKEHIPITNLFTCLWFNEVDRFTSRDQISFSTVRDRIMSQVNWTINMFMDCERRNFVVQEYHRDLLEQRKALASLIYPPPPAVTNESPGESLPGTHPQRLARGPPSKRLPGKISTRRGRDKRSGSRRHHPRAAAGRDNSSI from the exons ATGACTGGAGGGTCATTGGGTCTACGATCCGGGAGTTATGGATCactgcagccgcagctgcagaACGGTGTTGCTGTTTTTCCGACTCAGTTGCCGCCCATCTTGGTCCGTAAGACTTCGAGAATGTCCCTTTCCGGATCAAGAGAAAAGGAGAGGATTTTGCCAAGGATTTTCAAGTTTGCAGGAAGAAGGAAGGTCGGGATGTTGCTCTTGCTCGTTGCCTCAGCGGCAGTGCTGTCATTCATTTCTGTTGTCAGTAAAG ATGAAGATGCATCAGCGAGCCCCGAGTCTCGCATGGGTTTCACTGATCACGTCTGGAAGTTTGTAAATCCTGTTAGACCGTCACGTAATGATTTCAGCCCTCCCTTTATTCCTGCAAAAGAAACCACGGTGGATAGCACTTCCAATACGAATCATGAATCTGCAACTACCCATAATGTAACACAGCTTTCTGTTCCCATTCTTCCTCCAATGCCACATCCTTGCGAAAGTTTCTCGCTTCCTCCTCCGCCAGCTGATAAAAAGCGCACTGGTCCACGTC CATGTCCTGTTTGTTATGTCCCTGTAGAGCAGGCTGTACTTCTCATGCCACCTTCGCCATCAGCATCACCTTTTCTTAAGAATTTAAGTTATTTTTCAGAAGATAACTTGATTGCCAGTGAGTCAAATGGAGGTTCTGTCTTTGGAGGATATCCATCTCTGCTTCAGAGGAACGAATCTTTCAATATAAAAGAATCAATGATGGTGCACTGTGG ATTTGCCAAAGGAAAGAAACCTGGTCGAGAGActggatttgacataaatgaaactgATCTTCTTGAAATGGAGGAATGCCACGATGTCGTCGTAGCCTCTGCCATTTTTG GAAAATATGATGTAATGCAACAACCGAAGAATATTAGTGAATATGCAAAAAGGAATGCATGCTTTTACATGTTTGTTGATGAAGAAACTGAATTGTACATAAAGAACTCCAGTGGCCTGGTTGATACCAAAAGAGTTGGTCTATGGATAGTGGTGGTAGTTCGAAACCTTCCTTTTGTAGATGCAAGGCGAAATGGGAAG GTTCCAAAACTTCTGCTCCATAGGCTTTTCCCAAATGCCCGATTTTCTCTTTGGATCGATGGAAAACTTAAGCTTGTTGTGGATCCTTATCAAGTTCTTGAGAG ATTCTTGTGGCGGAAGAATTCCACTTTTGCAATCTCCAAGCACTACAGGCGCTTTGATGTTTTTGTGGAAGCAGAGGCTAATAAAGCTGCTGGAAAATATGACAATGCGTCCATAGATTATCAAATTGAGTTTTATAAGAAAGAGGGTCTGACACCTTACTCTTTATCCAAGCTGCCTATTACAAGTG ATGTCCCTGAGGGATGTGTGATCATCAAAGAGCACATACCAATCACCAATCTGTTCACCTGTCTGTGGTTCAACGAAGTTGACCGTTTTACCTCTAGGGACCAGATCAGTTTCAGCACAGTAAGGGATAGGATAATGTCTCAAGTGAATTGGACGATCAACATGTTTATGGACTGTGAAAGACGCAACTTTGTTGTTCAG GAATATCACAGAGACCTGTTAGAACAACGTAAAGCACTTGCATCCTTGATCTACCCACCACCTCCTGCAGTGACTAACGAATCACCTGGAGAATCACTTCCAGGAACTCATCCACAAAGGCTGGCAAGAGGTCCTCCATCAAAAAGGCTCCCTGGTAAGATATCCACGAGGCGTGGGCGGGACAAAAGATCGGGTTCCAGACGACATCATCCTCGAGCTGCCGCTGGAAGAGACAACAGTTCGATCTGA
- the LOC135609806 gene encoding probable hexosyltransferase MUCI70 isoform X2 produces the protein MTGGSLGLRSGSYGSLQPQLQNGVAVFPTQLPPILVRKTSRMSLSGSREKERILPRIFKFAGRRKVGMLLLLVASAAVLSFISVVSKDEDASASPESRMGFTDHVWKFVNPVRPSRNDFSPPFIPAKETTVDSTSNTNHESATTHNVTQLSVPILPPMPHPCESFSLPPPPADKKRTGPRQDNLIASESNGGSVFGGYPSLLQRNESFNIKESMMVHCGFAKGKKPGRETGFDINETDLLEMEECHDVVVASAIFGKYDVMQQPKNISEYAKRNACFYMFVDEETELYIKNSSGLVDTKRVGLWIVVVVRNLPFVDARRNGKVPKLLLHRLFPNARFSLWIDGKLKLVVDPYQVLERFLWRKNSTFAISKHYRRFDVFVEAEANKAAGKYDNASIDYQIEFYKKEGLTPYSLSKLPITSDVPEGCVIIKEHIPITNLFTCLWFNEVDRFTSRDQISFSTVRDRIMSQVNWTINMFMDCERRNFVVQEYHRDLLEQRKALASLIYPPPPAVTNESPGESLPGTHPQRLARGPPSKRLPGKISTRRGRDKRSGSRRHHPRAAAGRDNSSI, from the exons ATGACTGGAGGGTCATTGGGTCTACGATCCGGGAGTTATGGATCactgcagccgcagctgcagaACGGTGTTGCTGTTTTTCCGACTCAGTTGCCGCCCATCTTGGTCCGTAAGACTTCGAGAATGTCCCTTTCCGGATCAAGAGAAAAGGAGAGGATTTTGCCAAGGATTTTCAAGTTTGCAGGAAGAAGGAAGGTCGGGATGTTGCTCTTGCTCGTTGCCTCAGCGGCAGTGCTGTCATTCATTTCTGTTGTCAGTAAAG ATGAAGATGCATCAGCGAGCCCCGAGTCTCGCATGGGTTTCACTGATCACGTCTGGAAGTTTGTAAATCCTGTTAGACCGTCACGTAATGATTTCAGCCCTCCCTTTATTCCTGCAAAAGAAACCACGGTGGATAGCACTTCCAATACGAATCATGAATCTGCAACTACCCATAATGTAACACAGCTTTCTGTTCCCATTCTTCCTCCAATGCCACATCCTTGCGAAAGTTTCTCGCTTCCTCCTCCGCCAGCTGATAAAAAGCGCACTGGTCCACGTC AAGATAACTTGATTGCCAGTGAGTCAAATGGAGGTTCTGTCTTTGGAGGATATCCATCTCTGCTTCAGAGGAACGAATCTTTCAATATAAAAGAATCAATGATGGTGCACTGTGG ATTTGCCAAAGGAAAGAAACCTGGTCGAGAGActggatttgacataaatgaaactgATCTTCTTGAAATGGAGGAATGCCACGATGTCGTCGTAGCCTCTGCCATTTTTG GAAAATATGATGTAATGCAACAACCGAAGAATATTAGTGAATATGCAAAAAGGAATGCATGCTTTTACATGTTTGTTGATGAAGAAACTGAATTGTACATAAAGAACTCCAGTGGCCTGGTTGATACCAAAAGAGTTGGTCTATGGATAGTGGTGGTAGTTCGAAACCTTCCTTTTGTAGATGCAAGGCGAAATGGGAAG GTTCCAAAACTTCTGCTCCATAGGCTTTTCCCAAATGCCCGATTTTCTCTTTGGATCGATGGAAAACTTAAGCTTGTTGTGGATCCTTATCAAGTTCTTGAGAG ATTCTTGTGGCGGAAGAATTCCACTTTTGCAATCTCCAAGCACTACAGGCGCTTTGATGTTTTTGTGGAAGCAGAGGCTAATAAAGCTGCTGGAAAATATGACAATGCGTCCATAGATTATCAAATTGAGTTTTATAAGAAAGAGGGTCTGACACCTTACTCTTTATCCAAGCTGCCTATTACAAGTG ATGTCCCTGAGGGATGTGTGATCATCAAAGAGCACATACCAATCACCAATCTGTTCACCTGTCTGTGGTTCAACGAAGTTGACCGTTTTACCTCTAGGGACCAGATCAGTTTCAGCACAGTAAGGGATAGGATAATGTCTCAAGTGAATTGGACGATCAACATGTTTATGGACTGTGAAAGACGCAACTTTGTTGTTCAG GAATATCACAGAGACCTGTTAGAACAACGTAAAGCACTTGCATCCTTGATCTACCCACCACCTCCTGCAGTGACTAACGAATCACCTGGAGAATCACTTCCAGGAACTCATCCACAAAGGCTGGCAAGAGGTCCTCCATCAAAAAGGCTCCCTGGTAAGATATCCACGAGGCGTGGGCGGGACAAAAGATCGGGTTCCAGACGACATCATCCTCGAGCTGCCGCTGGAAGAGACAACAGTTCGATCTGA